A section of the Dehalobacter sp. DCM genome encodes:
- a CDS encoding MFS transporter: protein MSAETKELKNGTFWGWLIVVGFGFIMAGGLGTILAGCGNFIPAIIAPPDDPSRWVGPAAGLGIDPTTLTFWITMYAIGMAVSMTYVGKLWVTVKTVPLMLVSFVISIAAMAAMSFYNAAWQFYISGFIIGLSGGCYFMVAAPIIITNWFAKRVGLALGTAGILGSILIAVLSPIHASLVLAFGWRTAYLIAALISLVIAVPWILLVIRFKPEDKKMRPIGWEAGMEDITTGATDAPGVPVKKAVLSVTFIAIFIAAGLAALFGGYRNLWGLATAQWGYDPSMTATLISTTALFNVTGPFIGLVIDKIGAFKTTYLCLFLSMLASVGLYLAHAPVWLLLVLVFCFTFTDPVVGVLTPLLVRESFGPKDYSKILGYIQIGIGLIGGFSGPVIASIYSMSGNNFDNSILFGAVISLAALVLVFLAFLTRKKLEWERVQTAAQNWP from the coding sequence ATGTCGGCAGAAACGAAAGAATTGAAAAACGGAACCTTTTGGGGGTGGCTCATCGTCGTCGGCTTCGGGTTCATCATGGCCGGTGGGTTGGGCACAATCCTCGCTGGATGCGGGAATTTTATTCCCGCCATTATCGCGCCGCCCGACGACCCTTCGCGCTGGGTCGGACCGGCGGCTGGCCTGGGGATAGATCCGACCACCCTGACGTTTTGGATTACGATGTATGCCATTGGGATGGCCGTCTCCATGACCTACGTGGGAAAACTCTGGGTTACAGTTAAGACGGTTCCGCTGATGTTAGTTTCCTTTGTTATATCGATTGCAGCGATGGCGGCTATGAGCTTCTACAATGCCGCGTGGCAGTTCTATATCAGCGGTTTCATCATCGGCCTCTCCGGCGGCTGCTATTTTATGGTGGCGGCACCGATCATTATCACCAATTGGTTTGCCAAACGCGTCGGGCTGGCTCTGGGAACTGCAGGAATCTTGGGTTCTATCCTCATCGCCGTCCTCAGCCCCATCCATGCCTCCCTCGTTCTGGCTTTTGGCTGGAGAACAGCTTATCTGATTGCTGCCCTGATCAGCTTGGTCATCGCTGTACCTTGGATCTTGCTGGTGATCCGTTTCAAGCCCGAAGACAAAAAGATGAGACCCATTGGCTGGGAGGCCGGGATGGAGGACATCACCACCGGCGCGACAGATGCTCCGGGCGTCCCAGTTAAGAAAGCCGTATTATCTGTCACGTTCATTGCCATCTTTATTGCGGCTGGTCTGGCTGCGCTTTTCGGCGGCTACCGCAATCTTTGGGGCCTGGCGACTGCACAATGGGGGTATGATCCTTCTATGACCGCGACCCTCATCTCTACCACCGCCTTGTTTAATGTCACCGGTCCGTTTATCGGGCTTGTTATCGACAAGATCGGTGCGTTCAAAACGACCTATCTCTGTCTGTTCCTTTCCATGCTGGCCAGCGTCGGCTTGTATTTAGCCCATGCCCCCGTCTGGCTGCTGCTCGTTCTTGTCTTCTGTTTCACCTTTACCGACCCGGTGGTTGGCGTGCTGACACCGCTTTTAGTCAGAGAATCGTTTGGCCCCAAGGATTATTCGAAGATTCTGGGCTATATCCAAATCGGTATTGGTTTGATCGGCGGCTTTTCCGGCCCGGTTATCGCTTCGATCTACTCAATGAGTGGGAACAATTTCGATAATTCCATTTTGTTCGGGGCGGTCATATCGCTGGCTGCGCTCGTGCTGGTATTCCTTGCCTTCCTGACCAGAAAAAAACTGGAATGGGAGAGAGTGCAAACCGCAGCTCAAAACTGGCCCTGA
- a CDS encoding oxidoreductase — MKGILVNYEFCTNCHSCEVACKKYNDLPIGEYGIKVTELGPWERVGKKGTEKWEWTYLPALTKACNLCEDRVAVNKLPLCVQHCQAWCLYHGEIEELVKKIDGKSRWALLVR, encoded by the coding sequence ATGAAAGGCATACTGGTTAACTATGAATTTTGCACCAACTGCCACAGCTGCGAAGTGGCATGCAAAAAATACAATGATCTGCCTATAGGGGAATATGGTATTAAGGTGACAGAGTTAGGGCCATGGGAACGCGTGGGCAAGAAAGGAACGGAAAAGTGGGAATGGACGTATCTTCCTGCCCTGACCAAAGCCTGCAACCTATGCGAGGATCGCGTCGCCGTCAATAAACTGCCTCTATGTGTGCAGCACTGCCAGGCATGGTGCCTGTATCATGGCGAGATCGAAGAACTCGTTAAAAAAATTGACGGCAAATCTCGTTGGGCGCTGCTCGTCCGGTAA